One Betaproteobacteria bacterium genomic region harbors:
- a CDS encoding ATP-binding cassette domain-containing protein: MIVLRALRLRRGVKVLFEDASLTFNRGQKIGVTGANGTGKSSLIALLLGELHQDAGDIEIQPGLVVAHVAQETPSTEQPAIEYVLDGDAELRDLERELAAAEHAHNGTRIAELHEDLHRVGGYAARARAAQLMHGLGFDDSEIERPVEQFSGGWRVRLNLACALMCRSDLLLLDEPTNHLDLDAIVWLEQWLSGYPGTLLMISHDREFLDTVANVICHIEGQRLRLYAGNYSAFETQRAAQLSQQQATYLKQQREIAHLQSFVDRFKAQATKARQAQSRIKALARMEKIAAAHVDTPFEFAFRKPAVQSDPMLNLDGVEAGYGDVAVLRDIRLTLRPGTRLGLLGRNGAGKSTMMKLLAGVLAPLAGQRVEGKGLQIGYFAQHQLEQLRPEESALWHLTRLSPKTREQELRDFIGGFNFHGDQATEPVEPMSGGEKSRLALALIVWQRPNLLLLDEPTNHLDLEMRHALTLGLQDYEGALVLVSHDRSLLRATADELWLVDEGRVAPFDGDLEDYAKRLRAKEQAQTVIAEPAVSRKEQKRLEAEERNRRFAQRKPLEARIKSAEKEIETLGAERLRLEKLIAAPDMYGETRKDDLKRCLLEQAQVMKKLQGAEERWLALCAEFEVLAASG, from the coding sequence ATGATAGTTCTGCGCGCCTTGCGACTGCGCCGCGGCGTAAAAGTGTTGTTCGAAGACGCCAGCCTCACTTTCAATCGCGGTCAGAAGATCGGCGTCACCGGTGCCAATGGCACCGGCAAATCCAGCCTGATCGCGTTGCTGCTTGGCGAGCTGCACCAGGATGCGGGGGACATCGAGATCCAGCCTGGCCTGGTCGTCGCCCACGTGGCACAGGAAACACCCTCTACCGAGCAGCCGGCCATCGAATACGTGCTCGACGGCGATGCGGAATTGCGCGATCTCGAGCGCGAACTCGCCGCCGCGGAACACGCGCACAACGGTACGCGCATTGCCGAGCTGCACGAGGACCTGCACCGTGTCGGTGGCTACGCTGCACGCGCCCGCGCGGCGCAACTCATGCACGGCCTGGGATTCGACGATTCCGAAATCGAGAGACCGGTCGAGCAATTTTCCGGCGGCTGGCGGGTGCGGTTGAATCTCGCGTGCGCGCTCATGTGCCGTTCCGACCTGTTGTTGCTTGACGAACCGACCAATCACCTCGACCTCGATGCCATCGTCTGGCTCGAGCAATGGCTCTCGGGCTATCCGGGCACGCTGCTGATGATTTCACACGATCGGGAGTTTCTCGACACCGTGGCGAACGTCATCTGCCACATCGAAGGCCAGCGCCTGCGCCTGTATGCCGGAAATTATTCCGCGTTCGAGACGCAGCGTGCGGCGCAGCTCTCGCAGCAGCAGGCGACCTACCTGAAACAGCAACGCGAGATCGCGCACCTGCAATCCTTCGTCGATCGCTTCAAGGCCCAGGCCACCAAGGCGCGTCAGGCCCAGAGCCGCATCAAGGCGCTTGCGCGCATGGAGAAAATCGCCGCCGCGCACGTGGATACGCCGTTCGAATTCGCCTTTCGCAAGCCGGCGGTGCAATCCGATCCGATGCTGAATCTGGACGGCGTCGAGGCCGGCTATGGCGACGTCGCGGTGCTGCGCGACATCCGGCTGACGCTGCGCCCGGGCACGCGACTAGGCCTGCTCGGCCGCAACGGCGCCGGCAAATCGACGATGATGAAGCTGCTGGCCGGTGTGCTGGCGCCGCTCGCCGGCCAGCGCGTCGAGGGCAAGGGGTTGCAGATCGGGTATTTCGCGCAGCATCAGCTCGAGCAGTTACGTCCCGAAGAGAGCGCGCTGTGGCACCTGACCCGGTTGTCGCCGAAGACGCGCGAGCAGGAGCTGCGCGATTTCATCGGCGGTTTCAATTTTCACGGCGATCAGGCGACCGAGCCGGTGGAGCCGATGTCCGGCGGCGAGAAGTCACGTCTCGCGCTGGCGCTGATCGTCTGGCAGCGACCCAACCTGCTGCTGCTGGATGAGCCGACCAATCACCTGGATCTGGAGATGCGCCATGCGCTGACCCTCGGACTGCAGGATTACGAAGGCGCTCTGGTGCTGGTATCGCACGATCGCAGCCTGTTGCGGGCGACTGCCGACGAGTTGTGGCTGGTCGACGAAGGCAGGGTGGCGCCGTTTGACGGCGACCTGGAAGACTATGCGAAACGGTTGCGCGCCAAAGAGCAGGCGCAGACCGTTATCGCAGAGCCGGCAGTCAGCCGCAAGGAGCAAAAGCGCCTGGAAGCCGAAGAGCGTAACCGCCGCTTTGCCCAGCGCAAACCGCTGGAGGCGCGCATAAAGTCCGCCGAGAAGGAAATCGAAACGCTGGGGGCCGAAAGGTTGCGTCTTGAAAAGCTGATTGCCGCACCCGATATGTACGGCGAAACCAGGAAGGACGACCTGAAGCGCTGCCTGCTGGAGCAAGCGCAGGTCATGAAAAAGCTGCAGGGTGCGGAGGAGCGCTGGCTTGCGCTTTGCGCCGAGTTCGAGGTCTTGGCTGCGAGCGGTTAG
- a CDS encoding radical SAM protein produces MTFPSTVAVADIRTQPLTIFDHSRDNAGLIYVYPVISRRAGGVSIGINLNVNNACNWRCIYCQVPGLSRGAPPPVDLSRLRAELTGFLHDVLKGDFFATRVPEGARRLNDIALSGNGEPTSAKEFEKVVDLIGEVRRHAGVPEAVKTVLITNGSLMQRKGVQSGIKKLSALNGEVWFKLDRATDAGLRRVNNARMGMTRVRANLALVAQLCPTWIQTCMFAINGEGPDAAEQEAYLDFLRGCGAEPIPLQGVLLYGLARQSFQPEAPRLTPLPSAWLEACAQRIRALGIAVKVTP; encoded by the coding sequence ATGACTTTTCCAAGTACCGTAGCCGTGGCCGATATCCGCACCCAGCCCCTTACCATCTTCGATCACAGTCGCGATAACGCGGGACTGATCTACGTGTACCCGGTGATCTCCCGGCGGGCGGGCGGGGTTTCTATCGGCATCAACCTGAATGTCAACAATGCATGCAACTGGCGATGCATCTATTGCCAGGTCCCGGGGCTGAGCCGCGGAGCGCCTCCGCCGGTCGATTTGTCCAGGCTGAGAGCGGAGCTGACCGGATTTCTGCATGACGTCCTGAAGGGCGATTTTTTCGCCACGCGTGTACCGGAGGGAGCGCGTCGGCTGAATGACATTGCTCTGTCGGGCAATGGCGAGCCCACCAGCGCAAAGGAATTCGAAAAGGTTGTCGATTTGATCGGCGAAGTGCGCCGACACGCGGGTGTGCCGGAAGCAGTGAAGACGGTGCTGATCACGAACGGCAGCCTGATGCAGCGTAAGGGAGTCCAAAGCGGCATAAAGAAGCTCTCGGCGCTCAATGGCGAGGTCTGGTTCAAGCTGGATCGTGCAACCGATGCCGGACTGCGCCGGGTCAACAATGCACGCATGGGGATGACGCGTGTACGCGCCAATCTCGCCTTGGTCGCGCAACTCTGCCCGACCTGGATTCAGACCTGCATGTTTGCAATCAATGGCGAGGGGCCCGATGCGGCGGAGCAGGAGGCCTATCTGGATTTCCTGCGCGGATGCGGGGCGGAACCGATTCCCCTGCAGGGCGTGCTGCTTTATGGGCTGGCCAGGCAGTCCTTCCAACCGGAGGCGCCGCGCCTGACCCCGCTGCCGTCGGCATGGCTGGAAGCCTGCGCCCAGCGCATTCGTGCGCTGGGGATTGCAGTCAAAGTGACGCCGTAA
- a CDS encoding helix-turn-helix transcriptional regulator: MKMFEKIQNPREIRLRLNLNQQEFWGQIGVTQSGGSRYESGRNMPKPVRELLRLVHVDQIDLKKINRGDVALISYLKSAQPALYRRLKIEASTRIPRRRGRR, from the coding sequence ATGAAAATGTTCGAGAAAATTCAGAATCCCCGCGAGATACGATTGCGCCTCAACCTGAACCAGCAGGAATTCTGGGGACAGATCGGCGTGACCCAGAGCGGCGGTTCTCGCTACGAAAGCGGCCGCAATATGCCCAAACCGGTGCGGGAACTGTTACGACTGGTTCACGTGGATCAGATAGACCTGAAGAAAATCAACCGGGGCGACGTCGCCCTGATTTCCTACTTGAAGTCGGCACAGCCCGCTCTTTATCGCCGCCTCAAGATAGAGGCCAGCACGCGTATCCCGCGCCGCCGCGGCCGTCGCTAG
- the dksA gene encoding RNA polymerase-binding protein DksA — protein sequence MASEFHTNFKPYVPKKGEQYMSPKQLEHFKKILNQLKIELSQDIDRTVHTMQDEATVFADPNDRASQESDMALELRNRDRERKLIKKIDETIGKIDAGEYGYCESCGVEIGLKRLEARPTATLCIDCKTLDELRERQVAK from the coding sequence ATGGCTTCCGAATTCCATACCAACTTCAAGCCGTACGTGCCGAAAAAGGGCGAGCAATACATGAGCCCGAAGCAGCTCGAGCACTTCAAGAAAATCCTCAACCAGCTCAAAATTGAGTTGTCGCAGGATATCGACCGCACGGTGCATACGATGCAGGACGAGGCGACGGTGTTCGCCGACCCCAACGATCGCGCAAGCCAGGAATCCGACATGGCGCTTGAACTGCGCAACCGGGATCGCGAGCGCAAGCTCATCAAGAAGATCGACGAAACCATCGGCAAAATCGATGCTGGCGAATACGGTTACTGCGAAAGCTGCGGCGTGGAAATCGGCCTGAAGCGGCTGGAAGCCCGCCCGACTGCAACGCTTTGCATAGACTGCAAGACGCTGGATGAACTGCGAGAACGGCAGGTAGCGAAGTAA
- a CDS encoding Bax inhibitor-1/YccA family protein, producing MQPEIQYGSQPGQLSVAQNKVLRNTYLLLALTMVPTVVGAFAGMATGGIIMQHPIMASLLMIGAVIGLQFAIAANRNSGLGVVLLLGMTFILGWWLGPLLNFALQLRNGPQLIGISAIGTGGILLVMSLIATTTKKDFSFMGKFLFVGMIVLLLAMLANMFFQIPALALTISALVVVVFSLFLLHDVSRIVTGGETNYIMAATGVYISLYNIFVNLLQLLMAFTGQRD from the coding sequence ATGCAACCTGAAATCCAGTACGGTTCGCAACCCGGACAACTGTCGGTCGCTCAGAACAAGGTATTGCGAAACACTTACCTGTTGCTGGCGCTGACCATGGTGCCGACCGTCGTCGGCGCATTCGCCGGCATGGCGACCGGCGGAATCATCATGCAGCATCCGATCATGGCTTCGCTGCTGATGATCGGGGCAGTCATCGGACTGCAGTTTGCCATTGCGGCCAACCGTAATAGCGGACTGGGCGTAGTGCTGTTGCTCGGCATGACGTTCATTCTCGGCTGGTGGCTGGGACCGCTTCTCAATTTCGCACTGCAACTCAGGAACGGACCTCAGTTGATCGGCATCTCTGCGATCGGCACGGGCGGCATTCTGCTGGTCATGAGCCTGATCGCAACGACCACGAAAAAAGACTTCAGCTTCATGGGCAAGTTCCTGTTCGTGGGCATGATCGTGCTTCTGCTGGCGATGCTGGCGAACATGTTCTTCCAGATTCCGGCGCTGGCCCTGACGATCTCGGCCCTGGTCGTCGTCGTTTTCTCGCTGTTCCTGCTGCACGATGTCAGCCGCATCGTCACCGGCGGGGAGACCAACTACATCATGGCGGCGACCGGCGTTTACATCAGCCTGTACAACATATTCGTGAACCTGTTGCAGTTGCTCATGGCGTTTACCGGCCAGCGCGACTGA
- the tpx gene encoding thiol peroxidase, with protein sequence MKPSSLMSLIITGLLGVGSVSAYAAGEEVQAIKVATESASSGDGNTVKLMGNDMPLSGQALKVGDPLPAAMVTAGNLAPVNIAEAKGKVRIISVVPSLDTPTCEAQTHQLSEKDRKLAEKIDMVTISMDLPFAQQRFAKEAKIKNVTFYSDYKSAEFGKNNGLLMDPLRLLARAVIVTDKDNIVRYIQVVPEVTQLPDMPAAMNFAKTLL encoded by the coding sequence ATGAAACCATCTTCATTGATGTCATTGATAATAACCGGCCTGCTCGGAGTTGGCTCGGTTTCGGCCTACGCCGCAGGGGAGGAAGTCCAGGCCATCAAGGTTGCCACGGAGAGCGCCTCGTCCGGTGACGGCAATACCGTCAAGCTCATGGGCAACGACATGCCGTTGAGCGGTCAGGCACTCAAGGTGGGTGATCCCCTGCCCGCCGCAATGGTCACCGCCGGCAACCTCGCGCCAGTCAATATCGCCGAGGCCAAAGGCAAGGTTCGTATCATCAGTGTCGTTCCTTCACTCGACACGCCAACCTGCGAGGCCCAGACCCACCAGTTGAGCGAAAAGGATCGGAAACTTGCGGAAAAGATCGACATGGTCACGATCAGCATGGACCTTCCCTTCGCGCAACAGCGCTTCGCCAAGGAAGCGAAGATCAAGAACGTCACTTTCTATTCGGACTACAAGTCTGCCGAGTTCGGAAAGAACAATGGCCTGCTGATGGACCCGCTGCGTTTGCTGGCGCGAGCGGTAATCGTCACCGACAAGGACAACATCGTGCGATACATTCAGGTCGTGCCGGAAGTGACCCAGCTTCCCGACATGCCGGCGGCGATGAATTTTGCCAAGACGCTTCTGTAG